The DNA region CTGTTCTTGATAGTAATCCCAACAATGATCCATCAGTTTACTTTACATATTTAGGTGCTAATTCTGATCGTGTAGATCACGTTCGACTTTTGGGAGATAACACCTTTGGTTTTGAAGATATAAGCGGTGGTGGAGATTTAGATTACAACGATATGGTTGTCCAAGTTAAATTGTCAGCCATAGTTTAGAAATAAGTTTAGAAATCTCTTATAGAGACGTTTCATGAAACGTCTCTATAATCATGATTAAGTATCAGCATGATGATGAATAAGAAGGTAAATTGGTATTAGCGTGTATTGCTGGTAAATAAAGTACAATATTTCATTACACAACCATCATGTAGCAAAAAGATTTTACTGCTGACTGCTGACCGCTGACTGCTAATAGCTGCTGTAAATTTTCACTTGGTCTTTTGAAGACTGCAAAATTCTTCTGAGGGAATTTTCCTTAACTATCATGGCTGCATGATTAATATCTAACCATATCCTTTCTCTTTGCGTTGCTTCTGGCCAATCTTCTAACACTTTTTCCACTGGCAACCAAAATAAATGAACTTGATAAATATTACCGCGTTTACGATATTTATAAGCACCTATTTTTTCACTATTCACTTGACCCACAACTCCTGCTTCTTCCCAAGCTTCTTTAGCTGCTGAATCTGATGGACTCATACCCTTACAAACTCCTCCTTTGGGAATTACCCAGCTTTGACGTTTACGAGTAGTGATCAATAAAACTTCTACTTTTCCATCTCGGACACGATATGGAATTACTCCTGATTGTTTGCATATTTTGTTGGTTTTTCTTCTCATGGGAGTTTATTCCTGATAAATTAACCTCGATATTGTCATTACTGCGATACTTATAGGGTGATCGTTACAGTCATCTTGGCAGTGTTGACTATAAATCTATTAATACCCTTGGTTACATCTTTCACTGGCTTAACTGGTTATTCCGTATAATATTTAACGAAGTTTGATTATTTATCCTCATTTATGCCAAATTCGTGGGATGATTATGTGGTAATTAAAGCACAAGGTTTAGGCTATTACCCAAATATATTAGTCAAAACTAACCAAGTAAAAAAGCCATATTGGCAATAAAAGAGTCTCTGTTATGCAACCCAAACCCCCAACATTTTGGTTAATTGAACCTGAAAAAAACTCATCACAACAGATAATAGCTGGAGGAGTTATCTTACCAGATGGACAAGTGGCTATAGCTCGATGTTTGCCAAATTCTACTCATGCTACTTTCCCATCTTTAAAATCTTTTCAACAGTTGCAAGACAAAAGGGGTAGACAGTTAGTATTTGATGATCATTCACGAGATGGATATGATCTCAACTCTTTTAAGTTAGTTAGAAAGAAAGATGTAACAGGTATTAGTGGAACTGGTATAGTTGCTGTAGGATGTTATTTTCAAAGTTTTGGTGGTCTTGCTGTTATGCAATGGTTGACTGACGCTGCTTCAACTGCTTGGTATCCGGGAGGATGGGAACAAATCGAATTGATTCATGGACACAATCGTAAAACTCAAATTGTCATGGATGTTTAAATTTCGATAAAATTATAGCAGTCCTCTTTGATTTATAAACTGACTCATGAGGACAGGGAATAGGGAATAGAAAGTGTTTGTGAATGATTTAGGATGTCTATATATAGGATGCGGATTAGATTTATAAAATTTCTCATATTGAACAATTATGACTAACATAGAAAATTCTAGTGTAAATTTCGTACTAGTTACTGGTGCTACTGGTGGTGTCGGACAGCTTGTAGTCGGCAAACTATTAGAAAAAGGTTTGTCAGTTCGCATCCTCACACGAGATGCAACAAAAGCTAAAAAGATGTTTGGCAACAAGGTAGAAATTGTTGTTGGTGATATCCGCGAACCAAATACCCTCCCAGCAGCAATGCTAAATATCACCTCCATTATATGCTGTACAGGAACTACGGCTTTTCCATCTGCTAGATGGGAATTTGATTCACCTCCCAACATTATCGAATGGGGTCTGGCTTTGTTTGACCCCAAATCAATTGAAGGTAAAGCAAAAAATACTCCCTTCAAAGTTGATTCCCAAGCTGTTAAAAACTTAGTCGCAGCAGCACCTAAAAATTTAAAAAGATTCGTTTTTGTCTCTTCCTGCGGTATACTCCGTAAAAATCAAATTCCTTTTAGTATTCTCAATCGCTTTGGTGTCTTAGATGCTAAACAACAGGGAGAAGAAGCGATAATTAATTCAGGAATTCCCTATACAATTATCCGTCCTGGACGCTTGATTGATGGACCATTCACTTCCTATGATCTTAATACTTTACTCAAAGCAAAAACGGAAGGTAAGTTAGGAGTAGTATTGGGTAAAGGGGATAAACTTTCAGGTGATACTAGTCGCATTGATGTGGCTGCTGCTTGTGTGGAAAGTTTGTTTTATCC from Anabaena sphaerica FACHB-251 includes:
- a CDS encoding NUDIX hydrolase, whose amino-acid sequence is MRRKTNKICKQSGVIPYRVRDGKVEVLLITTRKRQSWVIPKGGVCKGMSPSDSAAKEAWEEAGVVGQVNSEKIGAYKYRKRGNIYQVHLFWLPVEKVLEDWPEATQRERIWLDINHAAMIVKENSLRRILQSSKDQVKIYSSY
- a CDS encoding SDR family oxidoreductase, with amino-acid sequence MTNIENSSVNFVLVTGATGGVGQLVVGKLLEKGLSVRILTRDATKAKKMFGNKVEIVVGDIREPNTLPAAMLNITSIICCTGTTAFPSARWEFDSPPNIIEWGLALFDPKSIEGKAKNTPFKVDSQAVKNLVAAAPKNLKRFVFVSSCGILRKNQIPFSILNRFGVLDAKQQGEEAIINSGIPYTIIRPGRLIDGPFTSYDLNTLLKAKTEGKLGVVLGKGDKLSGDTSRIDVAAACVESLFYPSSAGQVFELVNQGIRHPVIDWQQLFLEISNS